From Terriglobales bacterium, a single genomic window includes:
- a CDS encoding asparagine synthase-related protein has product MPKPTIAVAMSGGVDSSTVAAMLRAEGHPVVGLTMQLWNQRRLAGREGMPEHVQGRCCSIEDVYDARHVAEQLGIPYYVVNHQERFERDVVRPFVDEYLSGRTPIPCSLCNNHLKFDQLLITARQIGADMLATGHYARIEYAEERGRWLLLRGRDYSKDQSYFLFGLTQEQLSKTLFPLGNMSKPDVRARAHEYGLALAEKPDSQEICFIPGGD; this is encoded by the coding sequence ATGCCCAAGCCGACCATTGCCGTTGCTATGTCTGGAGGAGTGGACTCCTCCACAGTCGCGGCCATGCTGCGTGCTGAGGGGCATCCGGTTGTGGGGCTCACGATGCAGCTTTGGAACCAGCGGCGGCTTGCCGGACGCGAGGGTATGCCGGAGCATGTGCAGGGACGCTGCTGCTCGATTGAGGACGTTTATGACGCGCGGCACGTTGCCGAGCAGCTTGGGATTCCGTATTACGTCGTCAACCATCAGGAGCGCTTCGAGCGTGACGTGGTGCGTCCGTTTGTCGATGAGTATCTCTCCGGACGTACGCCGATTCCGTGCAGTCTCTGCAACAATCATCTGAAGTTCGATCAGCTTCTGATTACGGCGCGACAGATCGGGGCGGACATGTTGGCGACCGGACACTACGCGCGCATCGAGTACGCCGAGGAGCGCGGACGCTGGCTGCTGCTGCGCGGACGCGATTACAGCAAGGACCAGAGCTATTTCCTTTTTGGGCTTACCCAGGAGCAGCTCAGCAAGACTCTGTTCCCATTAGGGAACATGTCGAAGCCCGACGTTCGCGCGCGTGCGCACGAGTACGGACTGGCGCTCGCCGAGAAGCCTGACTCGCAGGAGATTTGCTTCATTCCCGGCGGCGAT